In a single window of the Acidobacteriota bacterium genome:
- a CDS encoding VWA domain-containing protein: MISKLISRYLFTFAGVAAIVSAGLFSVGAQTPTPTPRDDEPTKVFEVRLPVTVTEKKSLISGLNRSDFIILEDGVRQEITFFSDEKTNPPVFVGVLMDTSPSTAAKLRFSKEAAKNFIYTVTRLRKDRAAFMTFDHEVILHQDFTDKLDLLDRAVDKVNKTGSQTALYDAIWQFSDEKLRNVPGRRVIVLITDGDDTFSRADIRDAIDIAQRTETTIFGISTKAGFLGTVPGVDAGTGRDKGDRLLAQLCEETGGEAFFTGNMLDLERAFKRISDELRTQYLITYQPIDQNYDGRTRKIEVRLADAAKAKKYKVRTKTSYRAIRDALK, translated from the coding sequence ATGATCAGCAAACTGATTTCACGATATCTTTTCACGTTCGCAGGCGTGGCCGCCATCGTCTCTGCCGGGCTGTTCTCGGTTGGAGCACAGACGCCGACACCGACCCCGCGTGATGACGAACCGACGAAGGTTTTCGAAGTTCGGCTTCCTGTCACCGTGACGGAAAAGAAGAGCCTGATATCAGGGCTTAACCGGTCGGACTTTATCATCCTCGAGGACGGCGTACGTCAGGAGATAACGTTCTTTTCGGACGAAAAGACGAATCCGCCGGTTTTTGTCGGCGTTCTGATGGACACGTCGCCGTCGACCGCCGCAAAGCTTCGGTTCTCTAAAGAAGCGGCAAAGAACTTCATCTATACGGTGACGCGGCTGCGAAAGGACCGTGCGGCATTTATGACCTTTGATCACGAGGTCATTCTGCACCAGGATTTCACCGACAAACTCGATCTGCTCGATCGTGCCGTTGACAAGGTCAACAAGACCGGTTCGCAGACGGCACTCTACGACGCGATCTGGCAATTTTCCGATGAAAAGCTGCGCAACGTGCCCGGCCGCCGCGTCATCGTCCTGATCACGGACGGCGACGACACATTCAGCCGTGCCGATATCCGCGACGCGATCGACATAGCACAGCGTACTGAAACAACGATCTTCGGCATCTCAACAAAGGCCGGCTTTCTCGGCACCGTTCCCGGCGTTGACGCAGGGACCGGACGCGACAAAGGTGACAGGCTGTTGGCCCAGTTGTGCGAAGAGACCGGCGGTGAGGCGTTCTTTACGGGCAATATGCTCGATCTGGAACGGGCGTTCAAACGCATTTCGGACGAGCTCCGTACTCAGTATCTGATCACTTATCAGCCGATCGACCAGAACTACGACGGCCGCACCAGAAAGATCGAGGTCCGCCTGGCCGATGCCGCGAAAGCTAAGAAATATAAGGTCAGGACGAAGACAAGCTATCGAGCGATACGCGACGCTCTGAAATAA
- a CDS encoding VWA domain-containing protein, with protein MPKRSLQFLLVVLTAAAALGGLAFYGEPAVAQTTRPAASPTPPPDDDDEIIRVDSEVVNVLFTAQDRNRRLLTDLRASDIRLLEDGVPQEVTTFSRQVDLPLSLAILIDVSVSQERTLPEEKAAAIAFLDTVIRPSKDEVAIISFTGEATLEQGMTNNLTRLRRAIERVRFTPPAGYLGGGVMGPTPPISDRGTMLQGSTAIWDSIWVTADEILGPAPESTRRAIILLSDGVNTSGKKKLDDAVNAALRSEAIIYSIGIGDNYYSGVDKGSLNKISERTGGRAYFPRDEAQLRQAFRQIQEEMRSQYLVAYEPTNQKRDGSYRRIEIQLANQQLQRDKVRLTHRQGYFAKSVN; from the coding sequence ATGCCGAAAAGGTCTTTGCAGTTCTTACTCGTTGTTTTGACCGCAGCCGCGGCGTTGGGCGGGCTTGCGTTTTACGGCGAACCGGCCGTTGCACAGACGACGCGTCCCGCGGCTTCACCGACGCCTCCGCCCGATGATGACGACGAGATCATCCGAGTCGATTCCGAGGTCGTCAATGTTCTGTTTACCGCTCAGGACCGCAATCGGCGTTTGCTGACCGATCTGCGTGCGTCGGATATTCGCCTGCTTGAGGACGGCGTGCCGCAGGAAGTGACCACTTTCAGCCGGCAGGTCGATCTGCCGCTCAGCCTGGCGATATTGATAGACGTCAGCGTTTCGCAGGAGCGTACGCTGCCCGAAGAAAAGGCGGCTGCCATCGCATTTCTGGACACCGTTATTCGGCCCAGCAAAGATGAGGTCGCCATCATCTCGTTCACCGGCGAAGCGACGCTCGAACAGGGAATGACCAACAACCTGACACGGCTTCGCCGGGCCATCGAACGCGTGCGTTTCACGCCGCCTGCGGGCTATCTTGGCGGCGGCGTAATGGGCCCTACACCGCCGATCTCCGACCGCGGAACGATGCTGCAGGGCTCGACGGCCATTTGGGATTCGATCTGGGTAACAGCCGACGAAATTCTCGGCCCGGCACCTGAGAGCACGCGAAGAGCGATAATCCTGCTGAGCGACGGCGTCAATACCTCAGGCAAGAAAAAGCTCGATGACGCCGTAAATGCGGCACTGCGGTCCGAGGCCATCATCTACTCGATAGGCATCGGCGACAATTATTACAGCGGTGTGGACAAGGGCTCATTGAACAAGATCAGCGAACGCACGGGCGGACGCGCGTATTTTCCCCGCGACGAAGCGCAGCTTAGGCAGGCATTTCGCCAAATTCAGGAAGAGATGCGTTCGCAATACCTCGTCGCCTACGAACCCACAAATCAGAAACGCGACGGCTCATATCGGCGTATAGAGATACAGCTGGCCAATCAGCAGCTGCAGCGTGATAAAGTTCGCCTGACGCATCGGCAGGGCTATTTTGCGAAATCAGTGAATTAG
- a CDS encoding YbaN family protein has protein sequence MKDIRKALLIFFGTLFVALGVLGMFLPLVPTTVFLLMAAYCYSKSSEKFHNWLLSNRWCGSYIKNYKSGRGISARQKASTIALLWASIGFSMWYVAGALWFNLLMLAIAVSVTVHLLWIKTYRPETETQRSADLVSAE, from the coding sequence ATGAAGGACATCAGGAAAGCATTACTGATATTTTTCGGGACGCTCTTTGTCGCGCTCGGCGTATTGGGAATGTTCCTGCCGCTCGTTCCGACGACCGTCTTTCTGCTGATGGCGGCCTACTGCTACTCAAAAAGCTCGGAAAAATTTCACAATTGGCTGCTCAGCAACCGCTGGTGCGGCTCCTATATCAAGAACTACAAGAGCGGCCGCGGCATCTCCGCACGGCAAAAGGCATCAACCATCGCCTTGCTCTGGGCGTCGATCGGGTTCAGTATGTGGTATGTCGCCGGGGCCCTGTGGTTCAACCTTCTGATGCTCGCCATCGCTGTCAGCGTCACCGTCCACCTGCTCTGGATCAAGACCTATCGGCCGGAGACGGAAACTCAACGTTCAGCCGATCTCGTCTCTGCAGAATAG
- the ygiD gene encoding 4,5-DOPA dioxygenase extradiol encodes MPAIFFGHGNPMNALADNGYTRAWADIGRSVGKPRAILCISAHWYVPGVAVTAMESPRTIHDFGGFPKELFAVQYPAPGSPELAARVLDLLDGTAVADRSSWGLDHGTWSVLCHIHPDADVPVVQLSIDRDRPARFHHELGKKLAPLRDEDVLVIGSGNIVHNLGAYSWSDPEIEPFDWAMRFDQTARSLAANDHGPLIDYASLGPDALLSVPTPEHFLPLLYILALRRQDDEVSFPVSGFDGGSISMTAVRVG; translated from the coding sequence ATGCCTGCGATATTTTTCGGTCACGGAAACCCGATGAACGCGCTGGCCGACAATGGATACACGCGTGCATGGGCAGATATCGGGCGATCTGTCGGAAAGCCGCGGGCGATACTATGCATATCGGCTCACTGGTATGTGCCCGGCGTGGCTGTGACCGCCATGGAGAGCCCGCGGACGATACATGATTTCGGCGGTTTTCCGAAAGAACTATTTGCGGTGCAGTATCCGGCTCCGGGCTCTCCGGAGCTTGCGGCCAGAGTCTTAGATCTCTTGGACGGCACTGCCGTTGCGGACCGCAGCAGTTGGGGGCTCGATCACGGAACGTGGTCCGTGCTGTGCCATATTCATCCCGACGCTGATGTCCCCGTCGTTCAGCTCTCTATCGACCGCGACCGGCCGGCCCGCTTCCATCATGAACTTGGCAAAAAACTGGCGCCGCTCCGCGACGAGGATGTGCTGGTCATAGGCAGCGGAAACATTGTCCACAATCTGGGAGCGTATTCGTGGAGCGATCCGGAGATCGAGCCATTTGACTGGGCCATGCGGTTCGATCAAACAGCTCGCTCGTTGGCCGCGAATGACCATGGTCCACTTATCGACTATGCTTCTCTGGGTCCGGACGCGCTTCTCTCGGTACCGACGCCTGAACATTTCCTTCCTCTACTCTACATTTTGGCTTTGCGTCGTCAGGATGACGAGGTCAGCTTTCCCGTTTCGGGATTCGACGGCGGATCGATCTCGATGACTGCGGTTCGCGTTGGATAA
- a CDS encoding NAD(P)H-dependent oxidoreductase: MSDKIKIIGVAGSLRKASTNRGVLRAAGELLPEGVEMEIFDLDGMPLFNEELESDPPQIVKDLREKVRSADAVIIATPEYNYGVPGVLKNAIDWGSRPYGQSAWEGKPAAIMGASGGNIATARAQYDLRKSMVFLNMFPLNKPEVMIGGSRDKFDADGNLTDEATRDHIAKAVAALVEWTRKLSR; this comes from the coding sequence ATGAGCGATAAGATAAAGATAATTGGAGTTGCAGGCAGTCTGAGAAAGGCTTCGACGAACCGCGGAGTGCTGCGTGCGGCGGGGGAATTGCTGCCGGAAGGCGTCGAAATGGAGATATTCGACCTGGACGGCATGCCGCTGTTCAATGAGGAACTCGAATCGGATCCGCCGCAGATCGTAAAGGACCTTCGCGAAAAAGTGCGATCAGCGGACGCCGTCATCATCGCAACGCCGGAATACAATTACGGCGTTCCGGGCGTGCTAAAAAACGCCATTGATTGGGGTTCGCGTCCATACGGCCAGAGTGCGTGGGAAGGAAAGCCTGCCGCCATCATGGGTGCATCAGGCGGCAACATCGCCACGGCACGCGCCCAATACGACCTCAGAAAATCGATGGTCTTTTTGAATATGTTCCCGCTGAACAAGCCCGAAGTGATGATCGGCGGCAGCCGCGACAAATTCGACGCCGACGGCAACCTGACCGACGAGGCGACGCGAGACCACATCGCAAAAGCGGTCGCCGCACTGGTCGAATGGACGAGAAAACTGTCGCGCTGA
- a CDS encoding MarR family transcriptional regulator has protein sequence MSVALQNELKQNKPFANEAEAAHLAVLVTAEKLKANSAQVFKAKDLTAAQYNALRILRGAGKAGITCTEISSRMITRDSDITRMLDRLEARGLISRERQADDRRVVKAFISKEGLQLLKDLDSPLRKFIENQMAGLSENDLKKLVKLLDKIRGNISE, from the coding sequence ATGAGCGTTGCTTTGCAAAACGAGCTTAAGCAGAACAAGCCTTTTGCCAACGAGGCCGAGGCCGCCCATCTCGCTGTGTTGGTCACGGCAGAGAAGCTAAAGGCGAATTCGGCACAGGTATTCAAGGCAAAGGATCTGACCGCGGCACAGTACAACGCACTGCGGATCCTGCGCGGTGCGGGGAAAGCCGGCATTACGTGCACCGAGATCAGCAGCCGCATGATCACACGCGATTCTGACATCACGCGAATGCTCGACCGGCTCGAGGCCCGCGGGCTAATATCCCGCGAACGCCAGGCAGACGACCGCCGCGTGGTGAAGGCATTCATTTCAAAGGAAGGTCTTCAGCTGCTCAAAGATCTGGACAGTCCGCTACGCAAGTTCATCGAAAACCAAATGGCAGGGCTAAGCGAAAACGATCTTAAGAAGCTGGTTAAGTTATTGGACAAGATAAGGGGCAATATTTCGGAATAG
- a CDS encoding aldehyde dehydrogenase family protein: protein MSGVQTIADPANEIVSFNPATGEEIGRVNKASGDEVRAAVDRSRAAFQSWKKTSFAERKRLVLAAREVTLAEMDDIARLISRESGKPVAEALAFEIAPVLDLMRLFANGAEKMLRPRRIGIGLFELLGRFSKIVYQPLGVVAVIPAWNYPFSIPLGEAVMAVMAGNTVVLKPSELTPFVGLKIGEIFEKAGFPPDVVQIICGAGETGAALVEATPDKILFTGSVATGKRIAEAAAKNLTSCVFELGGKDPMIVFDDANLELAADAAVWSAFSNSGQNCASVERLYVQRAVAEKLTQKIIDRTLKLKQGSGEREDVSIGAMSSERQLKIVFEHVEEFRDCGAKIETGGRIHVPGFTEPTDDVETAAGFFYEPTVITGATNDMRPMQVETFGPTLPICVFDTEEEAIALANDTEFGLTASVWTRDYAKGRRVAEQIEAGTVCINEHLYTHGIGQTPWGGFKNSGRGRTHGIEGLLELVQPQHIHTNRIALLPDAWWFPYSPTAIETFRQFATKFATGSLFKTTAMLPQLFRRIRELIANRR, encoded by the coding sequence ATGTCCGGAGTACAAACTATCGCCGACCCCGCAAACGAGATCGTCTCTTTCAACCCGGCGACGGGTGAGGAGATCGGGCGCGTCAATAAGGCGTCCGGCGATGAGGTGCGCGCGGCCGTCGATCGTTCGCGGGCGGCTTTTCAGAGCTGGAAAAAGACGTCTTTCGCTGAACGCAAGCGGCTCGTACTCGCTGCCCGCGAAGTGACCCTCGCTGAGATGGACGACATCGCTCGGCTCATCTCACGCGAATCCGGCAAGCCCGTCGCAGAAGCTCTCGCGTTTGAAATTGCACCTGTTCTCGACCTGATGCGCCTGTTCGCGAACGGCGCCGAAAAGATGCTGCGGCCGCGGCGGATCGGCATCGGGCTTTTTGAATTGCTCGGCCGTTTTTCCAAGATCGTCTATCAGCCGCTCGGCGTTGTGGCGGTCATTCCCGCGTGGAATTATCCTTTTTCGATACCGCTTGGCGAGGCCGTGATGGCGGTGATGGCGGGCAACACGGTCGTCCTTAAACCGTCTGAACTGACGCCATTTGTCGGGCTGAAGATCGGCGAGATATTCGAAAAGGCAGGCTTTCCGCCTGACGTTGTGCAGATCATTTGCGGCGCGGGCGAGACCGGTGCCGCACTCGTCGAAGCAACGCCCGACAAGATACTTTTCACCGGTTCCGTCGCAACGGGCAAGAGGATCGCCGAGGCAGCGGCAAAAAATTTAACTTCGTGTGTATTCGAGCTCGGCGGTAAAGACCCAATGATCGTGTTTGACGACGCAAATCTCGAACTCGCCGCCGACGCCGCCGTTTGGAGTGCGTTCTCTAATTCCGGCCAGAACTGTGCGTCCGTCGAAAGGCTGTACGTCCAGCGTGCAGTCGCGGAAAAGCTGACGCAAAAGATCATCGATAGGACTCTCAAGCTCAAACAAGGCAGCGGCGAACGCGAGGACGTTTCCATAGGCGCGATGTCGTCGGAGCGGCAGCTGAAGATCGTTTTTGAACACGTCGAGGAGTTTCGCGACTGCGGAGCAAAGATAGAGACCGGCGGACGTATTCATGTGCCGGGATTCACCGAGCCGACCGATGACGTAGAGACGGCGGCGGGATTTTTCTACGAACCGACCGTCATCACGGGCGCGACGAACGACATGCGGCCGATGCAGGTAGAGACGTTCGGCCCGACGCTGCCGATCTGCGTTTTCGACACCGAGGAAGAAGCAATTGCGTTGGCGAACGATACCGAATTCGGCCTGACGGCGAGCGTCTGGACGCGCGACTACGCAAAAGGCCGCCGCGTCGCCGAGCAGATCGAGGCCGGCACCGTCTGCATAAACGAACACCTTTATACGCACGGCATCGGCCAGACGCCGTGGGGCGGTTTCAAAAATTCCGGCCGCGGCCGCACACACGGCATCGAAGGCCTGTTGGAACTCGTCCAGCCGCAGCACATACATACCAACCGCATCGCACTGCTGCCCGACGCTTGGTGGTTTCCCTATTCGCCCACGGCCATTGAGACCTTCCGCCAATTCGCGACCAAATTCGCCACCGGCTCGCTGTTCAAAACGACGGCCATGCTGCCGCAGCTTTTCCGGCGTATCCGCGAACTGATAGCAAACAGACGCTGA
- the alaS gene encoding alanine--tRNA ligase, with the protein MSVYDRLNEQQQFAARVIADHARATAFAIADGILPGNEGRNYVLRKIMRRAIYHGREHLGLSDAFFYKVCDKVVDDFSGAFPELETQRDFIGKMVLLEEERFGNTVTVGLSKLGELNIDANTASDDELFRSIATLYDTYGTPRDLIRVYLEEKGIVLEEDDFNARFDAALQALQQQSGIGKTERKSQVSPVYLELAEKLGANEFLGYETTRVDDAKVVAILDGDARVDSLGEGQQGSIVLDRTPFYAESGGQVGDVGVLVGTAYGSGRLNSGDADVKPPATAGGSDLRAAVHDTYSPVAGLIIHKVTVEKGNIAVGDIVCAFVDETKRDAARRNHTATHLVHAALKEVLGTHVKQAGSVVAPNYLRFDFTHYQPMNDAEIAEVEDLVNRYILQNEPVTTNMMALEDAMRSGAVAMFGEKYGSEVRVLSVGDGKFSMELCGGTHVRATGDIGSFKITSDEAIASGVRRIRAITGFDAFRRFREDEKLIDASLAAMNTQRDNLPNAIAKLQEELKRTRKEIDDLRLKAAMGGGSAANGDSDDVKEIGGVNVLAKIVEGLDAGATRQLSDTLLARLKSGVVIIGRKDEEKVGLIVRVSDDLTGKVRAGDIIREIAPIVGGKGGGKADMAEGGGTEPAKLSEAIDAAFAIVERSFT; encoded by the coding sequence ATGAGCGTTTACGATCGACTCAATGAACAGCAGCAGTTTGCCGCCCGCGTGATAGCCGACCACGCGCGCGCGACCGCGTTTGCCATTGCCGACGGCATTCTGCCCGGCAACGAAGGCCGCAACTACGTCCTCCGCAAGATAATGCGCCGAGCCATTTACCACGGCCGCGAACACCTCGGCCTGAGCGACGCTTTCTTTTACAAGGTCTGCGACAAGGTCGTCGATGATTTCAGCGGCGCATTCCCCGAGCTCGAGACCCAGCGTGATTTCATCGGCAAAATGGTCCTTCTGGAGGAGGAGCGTTTTGGGAACACCGTAACAGTGGGCCTTTCCAAGCTCGGTGAACTCAATATCGACGCGAATACCGCTTCAGACGACGAGCTTTTCCGCTCCATCGCGACGCTTTACGACACATACGGTACGCCCCGCGACCTGATCCGCGTTTACCTGGAAGAGAAAGGCATCGTTCTGGAAGAGGACGATTTCAACGCGCGTTTCGACGCCGCTCTGCAGGCATTGCAGCAGCAGTCGGGCATCGGCAAAACGGAACGCAAGTCGCAGGTCTCGCCGGTTTATTTGGAGCTTGCGGAAAAACTCGGTGCGAATGAGTTCCTCGGCTACGAAACGACTCGGGTTGATGACGCTAAGGTCGTTGCGATCCTGGACGGCGACGCTCGGGTCGATTCACTCGGCGAGGGACAGCAGGGCAGCATCGTTCTCGACCGCACACCGTTCTACGCCGAATCGGGCGGCCAGGTCGGGGATGTGGGCGTTCTTGTCGGGACCGCTTACGGTAGTGGGCGGTTGAACTCCGGCGATGCGGACGTTAAACCACCCGCTACCGCAGGTGGTTCTGACTTGCGTGCCGCCGTGCACGACACTTACTCGCCGGTGGCTGGACTGATAATTCACAAGGTTACAGTCGAGAAAGGCAACATCGCGGTCGGCGATATTGTTTGTGCATTCGTTGACGAGACGAAACGCGACGCAGCGCGGCGGAATCACACCGCGACGCATCTTGTTCACGCTGCGCTCAAAGAGGTTCTCGGCACGCACGTTAAACAGGCGGGCTCTGTTGTGGCGCCGAATTATCTGCGTTTCGATTTCACGCATTATCAGCCGATGAACGACGCCGAGATCGCTGAGGTCGAGGATCTGGTGAACCGCTATATCCTGCAGAATGAACCGGTTACGACGAATATGATGGCTCTCGAAGACGCGATGCGTTCGGGCGCCGTGGCGATGTTCGGCGAGAAATACGGCAGCGAGGTGCGCGTGCTTTCGGTCGGCGACGGCAAATTCTCGATGGAGCTATGCGGCGGAACGCACGTCCGAGCGACCGGCGATATCGGCTCTTTTAAGATCACTTCGGACGAAGCCATCGCATCGGGCGTAAGGCGTATTCGTGCGATCACGGGCTTTGACGCTTTCAGGCGTTTTCGCGAGGACGAGAAGCTTATTGACGCCAGCCTGGCCGCGATGAATACACAACGCGACAACCTGCCGAACGCCATCGCCAAGCTGCAGGAAGAACTGAAACGCACACGCAAGGAAATCGACGACCTGAGGCTGAAAGCGGCGATGGGCGGCGGCTCCGCAGCGAACGGCGACAGCGACGACGTCAAGGAGATCGGCGGTGTAAATGTGCTCGCAAAGATCGTCGAGGGCCTCGACGCCGGAGCGACGCGGCAGCTTTCCGATACTCTGCTCGCTCGGCTGAAAAGCGGCGTCGTCATCATCGGCAGAAAAGATGAAGAAAAGGTCGGGCTGATCGTCCGAGTTTCTGACGACCTGACCGGTAAGGTCAGGGCCGGCGATATCATTCGCGAGATCGCACCGATAGTCGGCGGAAAAGGCGGCGGCAAAGCAGACATGGCCGAAGGCGGCGGAACCGAGCCCGCGAAACTCAGCGAAGCGATCGACGCGGCCTTTGCGATCGTCGAGAGGTCCTTTACATGA
- a CDS encoding tetratricopeptide repeat protein, with protein sequence MRYLAALFLLSAGVMSFQAQPATADQQATQLFNRASEQLTAGQNDAAIANFTEYLRLKPNSSAAYYNRGLALYNKAQIAPTEALYRQAAGDLSKAIEIKPNDADYWTLRGMVYNRLVLVDFKPSLAQAIADLTQAIKLNPRHAGAHRERGIVYELSNQLAKALPDLNTAIRLDPKDALAFYTRAKVHGASKRYAAAKKDAETAIRLFPNYEAAKIYLNYMNEQIASSSAAAKTAPRTKPVAKSPVRANPTPKPTPAKPVRAVKPDPAAVAAAIDDLSEAYKQTEAAAKAKDHVLTVALATRTLQLLPMRAELEPKDHLMISVFMNSLEFRGDAYAALGKYADSDKDYKDLLDASNKATIRHMKASNVQLGGEEGSGGGTIMANVEMIFATSACKSGFDKGIKWMDAVQKTRPNDSSARMKAAISVLAIREICAAAFIMYGNNTASEALYLPQQKTKLLNDAIGRYTEAIGFQQSNMRAYQERARAYRQLGRNDLAAADEAKVRELSAAKKN encoded by the coding sequence ATGAGATATCTGGCGGCATTATTTCTGTTGTCGGCGGGCGTGATGTCGTTCCAAGCACAACCGGCAACCGCCGATCAACAGGCGACCCAGCTTTTCAACCGAGCCAGCGAGCAGTTGACCGCCGGCCAGAACGATGCTGCGATAGCAAATTTCACCGAGTATCTGCGGCTCAAACCGAATAGCTCTGCTGCGTATTACAACCGCGGGCTCGCGCTTTACAACAAGGCTCAGATCGCCCCGACCGAAGCCCTTTACCGCCAAGCGGCCGGCGATCTTTCTAAGGCGATCGAGATAAAACCGAACGATGCTGACTATTGGACATTGCGCGGCATGGTCTATAACCGGCTTGTCTTGGTCGATTTCAAACCTTCGCTTGCTCAGGCGATCGCAGATCTGACGCAGGCGATAAAACTCAACCCCAGACATGCCGGTGCGCATCGCGAACGAGGCATCGTTTACGAACTGTCGAATCAGCTGGCAAAGGCTTTGCCGGATCTCAATACGGCCATTCGCCTCGATCCGAAAGACGCTCTCGCTTTCTACACGCGGGCTAAGGTGCACGGCGCGTCCAAGCGTTACGCCGCGGCGAAAAAAGATGCCGAAACCGCGATCCGCCTTTTTCCTAATTACGAGGCAGCAAAGATCTACCTCAATTATATGAACGAGCAGATCGCAAGTTCATCTGCCGCCGCAAAGACCGCGCCGAGAACCAAACCGGTCGCGAAATCACCGGTTCGCGCTAACCCGACTCCTAAACCGACGCCGGCGAAACCCGTCAGGGCAGTCAAGCCCGATCCTGCCGCAGTTGCTGCCGCCATAGATGACCTTTCCGAGGCCTATAAGCAGACAGAAGCGGCCGCAAAGGCAAAAGATCACGTATTGACGGTCGCGCTCGCCACGCGCACGCTTCAGCTATTGCCGATGCGAGCGGAACTTGAGCCCAAGGATCACTTGATGATAAGTGTCTTTATGAATTCACTTGAATTCAGGGGCGATGCGTATGCCGCCCTCGGCAAGTATGCCGACTCCGATAAGGACTACAAGGACCTTTTGGATGCGTCCAATAAGGCGACGATCCGCCATATGAAGGCTTCGAACGTACAGCTCGGCGGCGAGGAAGGCTCCGGCGGAGGCACGATAATGGCAAATGTGGAGATGATCTTTGCCACCTCGGCGTGCAAGTCCGGATTTGATAAAGGCATAAAATGGATGGACGCCGTTCAAAAGACCCGGCCTAATGATTCGTCGGCGCGTATGAAAGCTGCGATCTCCGTGCTTGCGATCCGCGAGATCTGCGCCGCCGCTTTTATTATGTACGGCAACAATACCGCTTCCGAGGCATTGTATTTGCCGCAGCAAAAAACAAAACTTTTGAACGACGCGATCGGGCGATATACCGAGGCCATCGGTTTCCAGCAGTCGAATATGAGGGCTTATCAGGAACGCGCGAGGGCCTATCGCCAGCTCGGGCGCAACGACCTCGCTGCTGCTGACGAGGCAAAGGTGCGAGAACTCTCCGCAGCGAAAAAGAACTAG
- a CDS encoding DinB family protein — translation MLKTTLFNQFNRSYASNGWFVAVRNAVIGVTVEQALWKPDDVDLNCIWEILSHITYYNNAYLQRFKGIDYKYDAGSNNETFSFGDVDPAQWLEDVERFDAVMTEWRELIETADEGKFTENVSSDIQISWADTIATINAHNAYHAGQIVLLLRLQNVWDLEKGVK, via the coding sequence ATGCTCAAAACAACACTTTTCAACCAATTCAACCGCAGCTACGCGTCGAACGGATGGTTCGTGGCGGTGCGGAATGCGGTGATCGGTGTGACGGTGGAGCAGGCGTTGTGGAAACCGGATGACGTTGATCTGAATTGCATATGGGAGATCTTGTCGCACATCACGTATTACAACAACGCTTATCTGCAGCGTTTCAAAGGCATCGACTATAAATACGACGCGGGCTCGAACAACGAGACGTTCAGTTTCGGTGATGTCGATCCGGCGCAATGGCTCGAGGACGTTGAGCGTTTCGATGCCGTGATGACGGAATGGCGAGAACTGATCGAGACGGCCGATGAGGGAAAATTCACCGAGAACGTATCCTCCGACATACAGATATCTTGGGCAGACACCATCGCCACCATCAACGCCCACAACGCCTATCACGCGGGCCAGATCGTTCTGCTGCTGAGGCTGCAAAATGTGTGGGATCTCGAAAAAGGTGTGAAGTAG
- a CDS encoding PIN domain-containing protein: MNVLVDTSVWSLAFRRSNEIEHPAALLLKDLVTDGRAALIGPIRQEILSGVRSQDQFVSLRNGLRAFPDIVLRSDDYEEASRFYNLCRANGIQGSNTDFLICAVASERKMPILTTDKDLYHYARILPISIYEEFDRGMSSANFVQCLDRRPL; encoded by the coding sequence ATGAACGTTCTCGTTGATACCTCGGTCTGGTCGCTTGCCTTTCGCCGATCGAACGAGATCGAACATCCGGCCGCTCTTCTGCTAAAAGATCTGGTAACCGACGGCCGAGCAGCTTTGATCGGCCCGATCCGACAAGAAATATTGTCAGGGGTTAGATCGCAAGATCAGTTCGTTTCATTACGTAATGGTCTGAGAGCGTTTCCAGATATTGTCCTCCGTTCGGATGATTACGAGGAAGCATCGCGTTTCTATAACCTTTGTCGAGCCAATGGTATCCAAGGCTCGAATACAGACTTCCTGATCTGCGCAGTCGCCTCAGAGCGAAAAATGCCGATACTCACGACTGATAAGGATCTTTATCATTACGCAAGAATATTGCCGATCAGTATTTACGAAGAGTTCGATCGAGGCATGTCGTCGGCAAACTTCGTCCAATGCCTTGATCGACGTCCACTGTGA
- a CDS encoding type II toxin-antitoxin system VapB family antitoxin gives MCKLLHTATNLALDDKLLERARKAGGHRTKKATVTEALEEYIQRRKQAKTERLFGKIDFDNDYDYKEQRRRA, from the coding sequence TTGTGTAAACTTTTACACACGGCCACAAACCTGGCACTAGACGATAAATTGCTCGAACGAGCTCGAAAGGCTGGCGGCCATCGCACCAAAAAGGCCACGGTCACCGAGGCCTTGGAAGAGTACATTCAACGGCGTAAGCAAGCCAAGACCGAACGTCTGTTTGGAAAGATCGATTTCGACAATGATTACGATTACAAGGAGCAACGGCGAAGGGCATGA